In Chroicocephalus ridibundus chromosome 12, bChrRid1.1, whole genome shotgun sequence, a single genomic region encodes these proteins:
- the DNTTIP1 gene encoding deoxynucleotidyltransferase terminal-interacting protein 1 isoform X2 yields the protein MGAARDAEQQPGPPGEEGLGGAEEQLVSTSPWNIMIKHRQVQRRGRRSQMTTSFTDPVVSMDLLRAVLQPSINEEIRAVFNKYMKFFQKAAINVRDNVGEEVDPEQLIQETCRSCLEQAKLLFSDGKKVVPRLPHEQVVPKRARQMDEELNRRGSPIPKKRKGRPPVQSLSNDRGVSGMAAWKLKVSEPVRRDGPKWDPSRLTETTTFVLGSRANKALGMGGTRGRLYIKHPHLFKAYLLIEEDIRDLAASDDYRDSVDLRLDELKPFVPPAWMTEKMQKHMETLRRGGDAPPPECPPEP from the exons atgGGCGCCGCCCGGGATGCGGAGCagcagccggggccgccgggcgAGGAGGGTCTGGGCGGCGCCGAGGAGCAGCTGGTCAGCacg agccCCTGGAACATCATGATCAAGCACCGGCAGGTGCAGCGGCGTGGCCGGCGCTCACAGATGACCACCAG CTTCACGGACCCGGTCGTGTCCATGGACCTGCTGCGAGCTGTCCTGCAGCCCAGCATCAACGAGGAAATCCGGGCCGTCTTCAACAAGTACATGAAG TTTTTCCAGAAGGCAGCAATCAACGTACGTGATAATGTCGGGGAGGAGGTGGACCCAGAACAGCTCATCCAGGAGACGTGTCGGAGCTGCCTGGAGCAG GCCAAACTGTTGTTCTCTGATGGCAAAAAGGTTGTTCCCAGGTTGCCCCATGAGCAGGTAGTACCAAAG CGTGCCAGAcagatggatgaggagctgaatCGTCGAGGGAGCCCCATTCCCAAAAAG AGGAAGGGGCGGCCTCCAGTACAGAGCCTGTCAAACGATCGCGGGGTCTCAGGCATGGCTGC gtgGAAGCTCAAGGTCTCTGAGCCAGTGAGAAGGGATGGACCAAAG TGGGATCCATCCCGACTGACTGAAACCACAACCTTTGTGCTGGGATCTCGAGCAAACAA AGCTCTCGGGATGGGAGGAACAAGAGGGCGCCTCTACATCAAGCATCCCCACCTCTTTAAG GCCTACCTCCTCATCGAAGAGGACATTCGGGATTTGGCGGCCAGTGACGATTACAG gGATTCCGTCGACCTGCGGCTGGACGAGCTGAAGCCCTTTGTCCCGCCGGCATGGATGACGGAGAAGATGCAGAAGCACATGGAGACGCTTCGCCGCGGGGGGGACGCGCCGCCCCCCGAGTGCCCCCCTGAACCCTGA
- the DNTTIP1 gene encoding deoxynucleotidyltransferase terminal-interacting protein 1 isoform X1, with protein sequence MGAARDAEQQPGPPGEEGLGGAEEQLVSTSPWNIMIKHRQVQRRGRRSQMTTSFTDPVVSMDLLRAVLQPSINEEIRAVFNKYMKFFQKAAINVRDNVGEEVDPEQLIQETCRSCLEQAKLLFSDGKKVVPRLPHEQVVPKRARQMDEELNRRGSPIPKKRKGRPPVQSLSNDRGVSGMAAWKLKVSEPVRRDGPKWDPSRLTETTTFVLGSRANKALGMGGTRGRLYIKHPHLFKYAADPQDKHWLAEQQHMRATGGKMAYLLIEEDIRDLAASDDYRDSVDLRLDELKPFVPPAWMTEKMQKHMETLRRGGDAPPPECPPEP encoded by the exons atgGGCGCCGCCCGGGATGCGGAGCagcagccggggccgccgggcgAGGAGGGTCTGGGCGGCGCCGAGGAGCAGCTGGTCAGCacg agccCCTGGAACATCATGATCAAGCACCGGCAGGTGCAGCGGCGTGGCCGGCGCTCACAGATGACCACCAG CTTCACGGACCCGGTCGTGTCCATGGACCTGCTGCGAGCTGTCCTGCAGCCCAGCATCAACGAGGAAATCCGGGCCGTCTTCAACAAGTACATGAAG TTTTTCCAGAAGGCAGCAATCAACGTACGTGATAATGTCGGGGAGGAGGTGGACCCAGAACAGCTCATCCAGGAGACGTGTCGGAGCTGCCTGGAGCAG GCCAAACTGTTGTTCTCTGATGGCAAAAAGGTTGTTCCCAGGTTGCCCCATGAGCAGGTAGTACCAAAG CGTGCCAGAcagatggatgaggagctgaatCGTCGAGGGAGCCCCATTCCCAAAAAG AGGAAGGGGCGGCCTCCAGTACAGAGCCTGTCAAACGATCGCGGGGTCTCAGGCATGGCTGC gtgGAAGCTCAAGGTCTCTGAGCCAGTGAGAAGGGATGGACCAAAG TGGGATCCATCCCGACTGACTGAAACCACAACCTTTGTGCTGGGATCTCGAGCAAACAA AGCTCTCGGGATGGGAGGAACAAGAGGGCGCCTCTACATCAAGCATCCCCACCTCTTTAAG TACGCAGCCGACCCGCAAGATAAGCActggctggcagagcagcagcacatgaGGGCCACTGGGGGCAAGATG GCCTACCTCCTCATCGAAGAGGACATTCGGGATTTGGCGGCCAGTGACGATTACAG gGATTCCGTCGACCTGCGGCTGGACGAGCTGAAGCCCTTTGTCCCGCCGGCATGGATGACGGAGAAGATGCAGAAGCACATGGAGACGCTTCGCCGCGGGGGGGACGCGCCGCCCCCCGAGTGCCCCCCTGAACCCTGA
- the UBE2C gene encoding ubiquitin-conjugating enzyme E2 C, with product MASQNADPAAVSSAAARKAAEAGATAARGSVGKRLQQELMALMMSGDKGISAFPESDNLFKWIGTIDGAAGTAYEELRYKLSLEFPSGYPYTAPTVRFLTPCYHPNVDTQGNICLDILKDKWSALYDVRTILLSIQSLLAEPNIESPLNTHAAELWKNQAAYKKYVRETYAKQAKSQET from the exons ATGGCCTCGCAGAACGCCGACCCCGCCGCCGTGTCCAGCGCGGCTGCCCGTAAAGCGGCTGAAGCGGGAGCGACGGCGGCCCGCGGCTCGGTGGGGAAGAG gctgcagcaggagctgatggCGCTCATG ATGTCCGGTGACAAAGGCATCTCCGCCTTCCCCGAGTCTGACAACCTCTTCAAGTGGATCGGGACCATCGACGGTGCCGCCGGCACG GCCTACGAGGAGCTGCGGTACAAGCTGTCGCTGGAGTTCCCCAGCGGGTACCCCTACACCGCACCCACCGTGCGGTTCCTGACGCCCTGCTACCACCCCAACGTCGACACCCAGGGCAACATCTGCCTCGACATCCTCAAGGACAAGTGGTCGGCCCTCTACGATGTCCGCACCATCCTGCTCTCCATCCAGAGCCTGCTGGCAG agCCAAACATCGAGAGCCCCCTGAACACACACGCTGCCGAACTCTGGAAGAACCAAGCTG cctACAAGAAGTACGTGCGGGAGACGTATGCCAAGCAAGCCAAGAGCCAGGAGACCTGA
- the LOC134522398 gene encoding regulator of G-protein signaling 9-binding protein-like, translating into MAPRRGDACRTQGVAGTCAATQAALCKATAGHRQLVLQLGGSADGPQLREERRRRSAEARELSTGLRQALLAGLRQAPASPEERRELERLWVLFLSALELFLQDLRRAHHLCQLFSVQGGGTAPLRTGLGLRGPPGRKGSRRGGGPAQPPATPCLEEEIEQVRATLAEMETRANIPLWTVEPTQPVGTGSTAAPAAGAAWGGSYAGHCCRVL; encoded by the exons ATGGCACCGAGGAGAGGGGATGCATGCCGCACGCAGGGGGTAGCGGGGACATGCGCGGCCACCCAGGCTGCTCTCTGCAAGGCCACGGCTGGGCACCGGCagctggtgctgcagctggggggcAGTGCCGATGGCCCCCAGCTGCGGGAGGAACGGCGCAGGAGGAGTGCGGAGGCGCGGGAGCTCAGCACTG GGCTGCGGCAGgcgctgctggcagggctgcggCAGGCACCAGCGAGCCCCGAGGAGCGGCGGGAGCTGGAGCGGTTGTGGGTGCTCTTCCTCTCCGCCCTGGAGCTCTTCCTGCAGGATCTGCGCCGAGcccaccacctctgccagctcttctCCGTGCAGGGGGGTGGCACGGCCCCGCTGCGCACCGGACTGGGGCTCCGGGGGCCACCCGGCCGCAaggggagccggcggggggggggtcctgcacAGCCCCCGGCCACCCCGTGCCTGGAGGAGGAGATCGAGCAGGTGAGGGCCACGCTGGCGGAGATGGAGACCAGAGCCAACATCCCCTTGTGGACGGTGGAGCCCACGCAGCCGGTGGGGACAGGCAGCaccgcagccccagcagctggagcCGCTTGGGGGGGATCTTATGCTGGGCACTGCTGCAGGGTCCTCTGA
- the TNNC2 gene encoding troponin C, skeletal muscle, with product MPSMTDQQAEARAFLSEEMIAEFKAAFDMFDADGGGDISTKELGTVMRMLGQNPTKEELDAIIEEVDEDGSGTIDFEEFLVMMVRQMKEDAKGKSEEELANCFRIFDRNADGFIDIEELGEILRATGEHVTEEDIEDLMKDSDKNNDGRIDFDEFLKMMEGVQ from the exons atGCCTTCAATG ACGGACCAGCAAGCGGAAGCCCGCGCCTTCCTCAGCGAGGAGATGATTGCGG AGTTCAAGGCCGCCTTCGACATGTTTGATGCGGATGGCGGCGGGGACATCAGCACCAAGGAGCTGGGGACGGTGATGAGGATGCTGGGCCAGAACCCCACCAAGGAGGAGCTGGACGCCATCATAGAGGAGGTGGACGAGGATG GCAGCGGCACCATCGACTTCGAGGAGTTCTTGGTCATGATGGTGCGCCAGATGAAAGAGGATGCCAAGGGAAAGTCCGAGGAGGAGTTGGCCAACTGCTTCCGCATCTTTGACCG GAACGCAGATGGATTCATCGACATCGAGGAGCTGGGTGAGATCCTGAGGGCCACCGGGGAGCACGTCACCGAGGAGGACATAGAGGACCTGATGAAGGACTCGGACAAGAACAACGATGGCCGCATTGACTTTGATG AGTTCCTGAAGATGATGGAGGGTGTGCAGTAA
- the SNX21 gene encoding sorting nexin-21, producing MGLLGVSGPQDPAVPGAGVRGSSGPRRGHPVPCQGSPGAGSGGPPCRDPLRAVPGRAHPRRVAPPVPAPPPRSGFPAEAEPRREDPGTSRGGAAIARHRPARHGPGQHAGPDGMAARILHRLRHVLAGEGGREERAHGGSEAEDFPESSELEDDTEGLSTRLSGTLSFTSHEEEEDEENEEEDGAGEGLGEPPQATGAAAGAEDGEWGPAAERPGSSLLTRQLQELWRKSRGNLAPQRLLFEVTSASVVSERSSKYVLYTIYLIRSGRFDKAPAAITRRYSDFERLNRRLRCRFGCDMAGIAFPRKRLRRNFTAETIAKRSRAFEQFLSHLHSIAEIRRSPEFLEFFFLQDLRAAQRLTCTGMYREALATWANAYRLQDRLGVCSSGRFLLTLAGLAVCHQELDELGEAHGCCEQALQLLETQGSHPLLGPFLQAHVHLAWKVGKDKRRSEARLQDLREAGPPLQQQPTLKECLIKEPLE from the exons ATGGGGCTACTTGGGGTATCAGGACCCCAGGACCCCGCGGTGCCAGGCGCCGGGGTGCGGGGCTCCAGTGGCCCCAGGCGGGGGCACCCGGtgccctgccagggcagccccggcgctggcagTGGAGGGCCGCCCTGCCGTGACCCGCTCCGGGCCGTGCCGGGCCGTGCCCATCCCCGCCGCGTCGCGCCGCCcgtgccggccccgccgccgcgatCCGGGTTCCCGGCGGAGGCGGAGCCGCGCAGGGAGGATCCCGGGACGAGCCGCGGCGGAGCAGCCATCGCTCGGCACCGCCCGGCTCGGCACGGCCCGGGCCAGCACG CTGGGCCGGACGGGATGGCCGCCCGCATCCTGCACCGCCTGCGGCACGTGCTGGCCGGTGAAGGCGGCCGGGAGGAGCGGGCGCATGGTGGCTCCGAGGCCGAGGACTTCCCGGAGAGCTCGGAGCTGGAGGACGACACGGAGGGGCTGTCGACGCGCCTCAGCGGCACCCTGAGCTTCACCAgccacgaggaggaggaggacgaggagaaCGAGGAGGAGGACggtgctggagaggggctgggggagccgccGCAGGCGACGGGGGCAGCAGCGGGTGCGGAGGACGGAG AGTGGGGCCCCGCGGcggagcgccccggcagcagcctGCTGACCCggcagctgcaggagctgtggaGGAAGTCGCGGGGCAACCTGGCACCACAGCGGCTGCTCTTCGAGGTCACCAGCGCCAGCGTGGTCAGCGAACGCTCCTCCAAGTACGTG CTCTACACCATCTACCTGATCCGCTCCGGCCGGTTCGACAAGGCCCCTGCCGCCATCACCCGGCGCTACTCGGACTTCGAGCGGCTGAACCGCCGCCTGCGCTGCCGCTTTGGCTGCGACATGGCCGGCATCGCCTTCCCCAGGAAGAGGCTGCGCCGGAATTTCACCGCCGAGACCATCGCCAAACGAAGCCGAGCCTTCGAGCAGTTCCTGTCCCACCTGCACTCCATTGCCGAGATCCGCCGCTCCCCTGAGTTCCTCGAGTTCTTCTTCCTGCAGGACTTGCGAGCCGCGCAGCGCCTGACCTGCACCGGCATGTACCGCGAGGCCCTGGCCACCTGGGCCAATGCCTACCGGCTGCAGGACCGGCTGGGGGTCTGCAGCTCCGGCCGCTTCCTCCTGACGCTGGCTGGGCTGGCTGTCTGCCACCAGGAGCTGGACGAGCTCGGCGAGGCCCACGGCTGCTGCGAGCAGGCGCTACAGCTGCTGGAAACCCAAGGTAGCCACCCGCTGCTGGGACCCTTCCTTCAGGCCCATGTCCACCTGGCCTGGAAGGTGGGCAAGGACAAGCGGCGCTCGGAAGCCCGGCTGCAGGACCTGCGGGAGGCCGGGCcgcccctgcagcagcagcccaccCTGAAGGAATGCCTGATCAAGGAGCCTCTGGAGTGA
- the ACOT8 gene encoding acyl-coenzyme A thioesterase 8 isoform X2, translating to MAAPGNGGGTGAGPGSGRPPPGDLRSVLITSVLNLERLELDLFRGRHHWVPATQRLFGGQIVGQALVAAARAVSRDEQVHSLHCYFVRAGDPKVPVLYEVERTRTGKSFSVRSVKAIQHGKPIFTCQASFQLSQGSPVQHQFTMPAVPPPEELLTQEELIKKFLQNPNLAERYRKHLNKIQAEDVPIDIKPVNPPDIFCSEPQEPKQLFWVRARGYIGGCRGLVQGRLWRRDGVLAVTCAQEGVIRVEQTPTQSKL from the exons ATGGCGGCTCCGGGCAACGGCGGCGGGACTGGCGCAGGGCCGGGGTCAGGGCGGCCGCCGCCCGGGGACCTGCGGAGCGTGCTGATCACCAGCGTGCTGAACCTGGAGCGGCTGGAGCTCGACCTCTTCAG GGGCCGGCACCACTGGGTGCCCGCAACACAGCGCCTCTTCGGCGGGCAGATCGTGGGCCAGGCGCTGGTGGCGGCCGCCCGCGCTGTTAGCCGCGACGAGCAAGTCCACTCGCTGCACTGCTACTTCGTGCGGGCAG GGGACCCTAAGGTGCCGGTGCTGTACGAGGTGGAGCGGACCCGCACAGGGAAGAGCTTCTCTGTTCGTTCCGTAAAGGCCATCCAGCATGGAAAGCCGATCTTCACCTGCCAGGCCTCCTTCCAGCTCTCCCAGGGGAGCCCAGTGCAGCACCAGTTCACCATGCCTGCCGTGCCACCCCCTGAGGAGCTGCTGACGCAAGAGGAGCTCATCAAGAAGTTCTTGCA GAATCCTAACTTGGCGGAGAGATACAGAAAGCATCTCAACAAGATTCAAGCTGAAGATGTGCCGATTGATATCAAACCTGTGAACCCGCCAGATATATTCTGCTCAGAGCCGCAGGAGCCAAAGCAGCTCTTCTGGGTGCGAGCACGAGGCTACATAG GTGGGTGCCGAGGACTGGTGCAGGGACGGTTGTGGCGCAGGGATGGGGTCCTGGCTGTCACCTGTGCACAGGAAGGAGTCATCAGGGTGGAGCAAACACCAACCCAGAGCAAGCTCTAG
- the ACOT8 gene encoding acyl-coenzyme A thioesterase 8 isoform X1 gives MAAPGNGGGTGAGPGSGRPPPGDLRSVLITSVLNLERLELDLFRGRHHWVPATQRLFGGQIVGQALVAAARAVSRDEQVHSLHCYFVRAGDPKVPVLYEVERTRTGKSFSVRSVKAIQHGKPIFTCQASFQLSQGSPVQHQFTMPAVPPPEELLTQEELIKKFLQNPNLAERYRKHLNKIQAEDVPIDIKPVNPPDIFCSEPQEPKQLFWVRARGYIGETDMKVHCCVAAYISDYAFLGTALLPHRQYRIKFMVSLDHSMWFHAPFRADHWMLYECESPWAGGCRGLVQGRLWRRDGVLAVTCAQEGVIRVEQTPTQSKL, from the exons ATGGCGGCTCCGGGCAACGGCGGCGGGACTGGCGCAGGGCCGGGGTCAGGGCGGCCGCCGCCCGGGGACCTGCGGAGCGTGCTGATCACCAGCGTGCTGAACCTGGAGCGGCTGGAGCTCGACCTCTTCAG GGGCCGGCACCACTGGGTGCCCGCAACACAGCGCCTCTTCGGCGGGCAGATCGTGGGCCAGGCGCTGGTGGCGGCCGCCCGCGCTGTTAGCCGCGACGAGCAAGTCCACTCGCTGCACTGCTACTTCGTGCGGGCAG GGGACCCTAAGGTGCCGGTGCTGTACGAGGTGGAGCGGACCCGCACAGGGAAGAGCTTCTCTGTTCGTTCCGTAAAGGCCATCCAGCATGGAAAGCCGATCTTCACCTGCCAGGCCTCCTTCCAGCTCTCCCAGGGGAGCCCAGTGCAGCACCAGTTCACCATGCCTGCCGTGCCACCCCCTGAGGAGCTGCTGACGCAAGAGGAGCTCATCAAGAAGTTCTTGCA GAATCCTAACTTGGCGGAGAGATACAGAAAGCATCTCAACAAGATTCAAGCTGAAGATGTGCCGATTGATATCAAACCTGTGAACCCGCCAGATATATTCTGCTCAGAGCCGCAGGAGCCAAAGCAGCTCTTCTGGGTGCGAGCACGAGGCTACATAG GAGAGACTGACATGAAGGTGCACTGCTGCGTGGCCGCCTACATCTCCGATTATGCCTTCCTGGGCACGGCCCTGCTCCCGCACCGGCAGTACCGCATCAAGTTCATGGTGTCCCTTGACCATTCCATGTGGTTCCACGCACCCTTCCGAGCGGACCACTGGATGCTATATGAGTGTGAGAGCCCCTGGGCTG GTGGGTGCCGAGGACTGGTGCAGGGACGGTTGTGGCGCAGGGATGGGGTCCTGGCTGTCACCTGTGCACAGGAAGGAGTCATCAGGGTGGAGCAAACACCAACCCAGAGCAAGCTCTAG
- the ZSWIM3 gene encoding zinc finger SWIM domain-containing protein 3 codes for MELGDSFRSYEDFRERFRAYKLAQGCRYSLRSCVSVRCHNRQHGTAVRQDVMFMQVKFGCAQMQKYSKKRKQQPSLCPAYFVLQYKEDIDRLVISELNSNHVHTDLVFSLTSATAATTNTTACDGPTTKLCKEQQAGGTDSSAVANEDSHTVTGQPVDGVTAPYKAPVLPEAAKENASASTLVRVAEVMKTFLRVDRGSLASISADSDHGLDRLSFQSSKMKSLFMQFPKSFLLHRALSKGGHVLYAFVVESKERVGKVVHLSLLKDDTGHSVRKMLTVFKEFNPEWQKVQAVFMDVSFFHKAILQELFPSAQVLLSVYHMVRLLENNVKEAEISSSFKQDLMLALQKAVFSPSAASMDALSQLVKCVVSPELYDYLRANWFSCELLWCAHARKGPHSCSTHMDSLDLITHQISRLFGQQLSLEASALCFMECVDCLDSRGLESLNGSFSSTEDGGGSLWEKLNACTNTAAEPSTVSGSPSLAEPTGQAAVAETGCLLAMLRESCTELGYWLCLKEWEVVQRSAQLLSPTPGGLTVQLLEDTHRVSRDCRSCTCGFHRRYRLPCRHVLAVLQVHRGRVEEDMVSRRWQRRYQQLPVPGASHLGCGGGSAGGLSEGRGERIQSLSLELANLLMQCDGEELEKRSSALDAILAAWARLPGEAAGKERVFPHCSG; via the exons ATGGAGCTGGGGGACAGCTTCAGGAGCTATGAGGACTTCAGGGAGCGCTTCCGCGCCTACAAGCTGGCGCAGGGGTGCCGCTACAGCCTGCGGAGCTGCGTCTCCGTCCGCTGCCACAACCGGCAGCACGGCACCGCCGTCCGCCAGGATGTCAT GTTCATGCAGGTGAAGTTTGGTTGTGCACAGAtgcaaaaatacagcaagaagagaaagcagcagcccaGCTTGTGTCCGGCTTATTTCGTGTTACAATATAAGGAGGACATAGACCGGCTTGTGATCAGTGAACTGAACAGCAACCATGTCCACACGGACCTGGTGTTTTCCCTGACCAGTGCCACTGCTGCGACAACAAACACCACAGCATGCGACGGCCCCACAACAAAACTGTGTAAGGAGCAGCAGGCGGGTGGGACCGACAGCAGTGCTGTGGCAAATGAGGACTCGCACACAGTCACGGGACAACCGGTGGACGGGGTGACTGCTCCGTACAAGGCTCCTGTGCTCCCTGAGGCAGCGAAGGAAAATGCCTCGGCCTCAACACTTGTCAGGGTGGCTGAGGTGATGAAAACCTTCCTGAGGGTGGACAGGGGCTCGCTGGCCTCAATTAGTGCAGACAGCGACCACGGCTTGGACAGACTCAGCTTCCAGAGCAGCAAGATGAAGAGCTTGTTCATGCAGTTTCCCAAGAGCTTCCTGCTGCACAGGGCGCTGAGCAAGGGGGGACATGTTCTCTACGCTTTCGTTGTAGAGAGTAAGGAGCGAGTGGGGAAAGTGGTACACTTGTCACTGCTGAAGGATGACACAGGACACAGTGTCAGGAAAATGCTGACTGTCTTCAAGGAGTTCAACCCTGAGTGGCAGAAGGTCCAGGCTGTTTTCATGGACGTGTCCTTTTTTCACAAAGCCATACTCCAGGAGCTCTTTCCCTCTGCCCAGGTCCTCCTTTCAGTCTATCACATGGTCCGACTGCTTGAAAATAATGTGAAGGAAGCTGAAATCTCCTCTTCCTTCAAGCAGGACTTGATGTTGGCCTTGCAGAAGGCCGTGTTTAGCCCTTCGGCTGCAAGTATGGATGCCCTGTCCCAGCTGGTGAAGTGTGTGGTCAGCCCAGAGCTGTATGACTATCTGCGAGCCAACTGGTTCTCCTGTGAGCTGCTGTGGTGCGCGCATGCACGGAAAGGTCCACACTCCTGCAGCACACACATGGACAGCCTGGACCTCATCACGCACCAAATATCCAGACTCTTTGGCCAGCAGCTGTCCTTGGAGGCGAGTGCTCTTTGTTTTATGGAGTGTGTGGACTGCCTTGATTCCAGAGGCTTGGAAAGCCTGAATGGGAGTTTCTCAAGCACCGAGGACGGTGGGGGCAGCCTCTGGGAGAAGCTCAATGCGTGCACCAATACTGCAGCAGAACCAAGCACCGTTTCTGGTTCTCCATCTCTTGCTGAGCCCACCGGGCAGGCTGCCGTGGCGGAGACAGGctgcctgctggccatgctccgGGAGAGCTGTACGGAGCTGGGCTACTGGCTGTGCCTGAAGGAGTGGGAGGTGGTGCAGAGGTCGGCCCAGCTGCTCAGCCCCACACCGGGCGGTCTCACCGTTCAGCTGCTGGAAGACACGCACCGGGTGAGCCGGGACTGTCGGAGCTGCACCTGCGGCTTCCACCGCCGCTACCGCCTCCCCTGCAGGCATGTCCTGGCCGTGCTACAGGTGCACCGGGGGCGTGTGGAGGAAGACATGGTGTCCAGACGCTGGCAGAGGAGGTACCAGCAGCTCCCGGTCCCTGGTGCCAGCCACTtgggctgcggcgggggctcGGCAGGCGGGTTGTcggagggcagaggggagagaatCCAGTCCCTCAGCCTCGAGCTGGCCAACCTGCTGATGCAGTGCGAcggggaggagctggagaagcggAGCTCGGCGCTGGACGCTATCCTGGCTGCCTGGGCTCGGTTACCGGGGGAAGCGGCCGGGAAGGAGCGGGTGTTCCCGCACTGCTCCGGGTAA